From the Raphanus sativus cultivar WK10039 unplaced genomic scaffold, ASM80110v3 Scaffold0475, whole genome shotgun sequence genome, one window contains:
- the LOC130502264 gene encoding uncharacterized protein LOC130502264, translating into MNLTINGVTETWIKGTTSSDPTPSSVIPKFWTTCPFCSVCYRLHRSSVCKQTRCRSCNKEFTARERPLQGLSSKDSTLKGVLSQILRETQQRHPVAPSSSGPSFWTTCRNCGCRHRFLRVYLDKWFVCPSCKEETIAMEVLSSSGEVVFNKQFEDFRSHCKKEATSVSEKQSSPAVKVVGEKRKREEFAADLKFNDFDKLREEVNFAVGQVWALYDTADKVPRQYALIRKVFSVPSFGLRITYLEPDPDDEKQIQWFEEDLPVSAGKFRLGSSENTKDRSLFSHVTHFNEGGSNSGHFIVSPRKGETWALFKNWDVNWSSEPDSHRKYEYEYVEVLQDYCTYGATGVSVAFLHKAKGFSSVFFRMGTGDDADGIYTFPHSLYRFSHRIPSFKLTGVDVKGLPKYAYELDQAALPATIEEVTVPSHLLADYAPPKPEALCFPINGKVFQTGQIWSYVGCDDNMPRDYCRIHKISVTQVFEQAPVYKIISFRLKAKPLPGEVIQWWEKKMPVGCGTFLVSKVHVALSPDNFSHLMVVPQTSTEGDEYTILPKIGQVWAIHRFWTGCIDETYEELVIVEVLDDDALDYYKVLALEPALQFNDDERKKRVFRAAESRPRDFDDGDEAMFTIPKSKMLRFSHQITASRVNKEIDGELKELFELDSTAVPVL; encoded by the coding sequence ATGAATCTCACAATTAACGGCGTTACAGAGACTTGGATCAAAGGGACTACTTCCTCAGACCCAACACCTTCCAGTGTCATTCCGAAGTTCTGGACCACGTGTCCATTCTGTTCCGTGTGTTACAGATTACACAGAAGCTCTGTCTGCAAACAGACCAGATGTCGATCTTGCAACAAGGAGTTCACCGCGCGTGAGAGACCTCTTCAAGGCCTTTCATCTAAGGATAGTACCCTTAAAGGGGTGCTGAGTCAAATCCTCCGTGAAACACAGCAGAGACACCCGGTTGCTCCTTCCAGTTCCGGTCCAAGCTTTTGGACAACGTGTCGGAACTGTGGGTGTAGACATCGTTTTCTTAGGGTGTATCTCGACAAATGGTTCGTTTGTCCGAGTTGCAAGGAGGAAACCATTGCAATGGAAGTCCTTTCGAGTTCAGGTGAGGTTGTGTTCAACAAACAGTTCGAAGATTTTAGATCCCACTGTAAGAAAGAGGCAACATCTGTCTCTGAAAAGCAAAGCTCTCCTGCTGTGAAGGTTGTTGgtgagaagagaaagagggaagAGTTTGCTGCTGATCTGAAGTTTAACGACTTTGATAAGCTGAGGGAAGAAGTGAACTTTGCAGTTGGTCAGGTCTGGGCTCTCTATGACACAGCAGACAAGGTTCCTAGACAGTATGCTCTGATCAGGAAAGTTTTTTCAGTTCCTTCTTTTGGGCTTAGGATCACATACCTAGAGCCAGATCCTGATGATGAGAAACAGATCCAATGGTTTGAAGAAGACTTGCCTGTTTCTGCTGGTAAGTTCAGGCTTGGGAGTTCTGAGAACACAAAAGACCGTTCACTCTTCTCACATGTTACCCACTTCAACGAAGGAGGAAGCAACTCTGGTCATTTCATTGTTTCCCCAAGAAAAGGCGAGACTTGGGCGTTATTCAAGAACTGGGATGTGAACTGGTCTTCAGAACCAGATTCTCACCGCAAATATGAGTATGAGTATGTGGAGGTTTTGCAAGACTATTGCACTTATGGAGCTACTGGTGTATCTGTTGCATTCTTGCATAAAGCAAAAGGCTTTTCAAGTGTCTTCTTTCGTATGGGAACTGGTGATGATGCCGACGGGATTTACACTTTCCCTCACAGTTTGTACCGATTCTCCCATAGGATCCCTTCCTTCAAACTGACTGGAGTTGACGTCAAAGGTCTGCCAAAGTATGCTTACGAGCTGGACCAAGCTGCGTTACCTGCAACAATCGAAGAGGTGACCGTCCCTTCACATCTATTAGCAGACTATGCACCTCCAAAGCCAGAGGCTCTCTGCTTTCCTATAAACGGAAAGGTTTTTCAAACTGGTCAGATCTGGTCATACGTCGGATGTGATGACAACATGCCTAGGGACTACTGTAGGATCCATAAGATCAGTGTGACTCAAGTATTTGAGCAGGCTCCAGTTTACAAAATAATCTCCTTTCGGTTAAAGGCTAAGCCATTGCCTGGGGAAGTCATCCAGTGGTGGGAAAAGAAAATGCCGGTTGGTTGTGGAACTTTCTTGGTGTCTAAAGTTCATGTAGCACTCTCTCCAGATAACTTTTCACATCTGATGGTAGTGCCTCAGACCTCCACGGAAGGGGATGAATATACCATTCTGCCCAAGATTGGTCAAGTGTGGGCGATACACAGATTCTGGACTGGTTGCATTGATGAAACCTATGAGGAACTTGTCATTGTCGAAGTTCTTGATGACGACGCCTTGGACTATTATAAGGTTTTAGCGTTGGAGCCTGCGCTGCAGTTTAATGACGatgaaaggaagaagagagtGTTTAGAGCAGCTGAGAGTAGGCCACGTGATTTTGATGATGGGGATGAGGCGATGTTTACAATCCCAAAGTCGAAAATGCTGAGATTCTCTCATCAGATTACTGCTTCCCGGGTGAACAAGGAGATAGATGGAGAGTTGAAAGAACTTTTTGAACTCGATTCTACAGCAGTGCCTGTACTGTGA